From Micromonospora auratinigra:
CGGAAGGTCACCCACCCGTCGGGTACGCCGCACCGGCGCGTCGACCGCCCCGAGCGCGGCCCGCGGCCGGTCGTGCGTCCCACTCCCGCCCCGGTCCCGCGCGCCCGTCCGGCGACCGTGACCGAGGCGGTGCCCAGCCCGTCGCCACAGCCGCCGGCCGAGCCCGTCACCACCCCGCTCGACTGAGCGGTCCGGCCGGGCCGGGCTCGCCTGTGGCAGTCGGTGCGGCCGCGCTGGTCCACCCGCGCTGGTCCACCCGCGCCGGCCCACCCGCGCCGGTCCGAGGTCGGCCTGCGTCAGCCGGTCCGGCCGCCGCCGGGGTCAGGCCGGGTCGTCGGTGAGCCGGTGCCGGTTCGCCTCGATCCAGGCGTCGAGGGCGGCCGGGTCGTCCGGGTCCACGCCGTCCGCCATCAACTGGGCGACCGCGGCCGTGGCCGGGCTGCGCCGCTCCCCGGTGCTGTAGAGCCGGGCGAACTCCGGGACCATCTCCTCGATCGCCTCGTCGGTGCGGCGGGCCGCCGCCTCGGGCAGGCCCCGCCGGCGGGACGCGTACGCCACCCAGCCGCGCAGCACCCGGGGCAGCATCGCCGCGTCGTCCATGTCCAGCACGGCCCGACGGTGCACCCAGTCCAGCAGGAACAGCTCGACCACCGTCGGGCTCCACCGCATCGGGTCGGCGTCCGGGAAGCTCGCCGCGTGGTCGAGCAGCAGCCCGAGGCAGAAGTGCAGCGAGGGCAGCTCCGCGTCGGTCGCCGTGTCGAGGCCGAACCGGCCGGCCTCCGGGGCGCCCAGGAAGCCGCGTACCAGCCGGGTCCGCTCCGCGTCGTCGGCCGGGGACACCTCCCGCACGGCCGCGCCGGGTTGCCGGGGCAGCACGGCCAGCCGCGCCCCGACCAACGCCCGGTCGGTGGCCAGCGAACCCTGGCCGGGCAGCTCGCCGAGCTGGTCGGTGATCGCCAGGTGCTGGCTCACCTCGGCGCGCATCCGGGCGGGATCCTCGGTCCGGAACCAGGTGAACTCGTCCTCGGTGCAGATCTCCCGGGCCTGCTCGACGATCCGGGCGGCCGGGCCGCCGACGAAGACGTCCTTCGTCACGCCGATGTTGTGGTCCACCAGCGCCACCAGCGCGTGCTCCGGGCCACCGGCCTCGTCGTCGTACGCGAAGGTGGCCAGGTAGGAGGTCTGGTCGCCGTACACGTCCCCGTACGCCCAGGTGCCGGTGAGGTGTACCCGGCCGAGCTGGGCGGCCCAGGCCGGGGCGTACGCCCCGGGGCGCACCCGGGCGGCGCCCTCGGCGTCGGGGACCAGGGCGGCGAAGACGGCGCGGATGGTGGTCGCGGCGGCGCTGCGGCGGCGCGACGTGGTGGCGAGGAAGCCCGTCACGAACTGGCGGACGGCGGTCTCCCGGTCGGATTCGGCGACGGCGTAGACGCTGCCCAGCAGGGCGGCGCCGAGCATCTCCGCGTCGAGGGCGGAGTCGAGCCTCGTCACGTCGCGGGCGGCGTGCAGCACCGCCTCGTAGGGGGTCTGTGGCGTGGCCATGCCACCGACCCTACGCCGCCGCTCCGGCGGGAGCACCGGTCAGCGCCGGGCGGCCTCGCGCAGCGTGTCCCGCGCCTCGGCGTACCGGGCCAGCACGGCCCAGACCGGGTCCAGCACGTACCGCTCGCCGACGCTGCCCACCGAGGTCAGCAGGCGCTCCTCCGCCCGCCGCCGGGCCCGCCGGGCGGCCCACCCGATCACCGGGCGGGTCACCGCCGAGAGCAGCAGACCGGCCAGCAGGCCGCCGAGCAGCAGCACGGTCGGCCAGGGCACCTCGCCCAGCCGGGGGTAGTCGAGCGCGGGCAGGCCGAGCGCGCGCAGCGCGTACCCGAGCACCAGCCAGGCCAGTCCCGCGACGGCGGCCACGGTGACCAGCCACTGGAGGCCACCCACCACCCGCCACCAGGCCGGCCGGCCCGCCATGCCGAGGTCGGTGGCGGCGACCGCGTGGTCCAGCGCGTCCGGCAGGTCGGCCTGCCGGGAGCGGGCCGCCGTGGTCACCGTGGTCGGCCAGGGCGCCGGCAGGTCGGCGGCGGAGCGGTCGGCCACCGCGCGGATGGCCAGCTGGAGCGCGGAGCGCTGGGCGGCGGTCGCCTCGGGTACGGAGGTCGCCGCGACCAGGCTCTCGTCGGCGGCGTCGGGCGACCCACCGGGCAGGTGCAGCCGGCGCAGCGGATCCGGCCGCAGCTTCCGCCAGCCCCGGACCAGCGGCCAGCCGGTCACGCCACCGGCCCGGTGCCGGTACGCCCCCTCGACCGCCTCGGCCACCACCGGCACCCCGGCGGCCCCGGCCAGCGCGGCGGTCAGTTCCCGCGCCGAGGCGTCACCGGGCCCGGTGCGCGGTGGCTCGGGGCCGACCAGCGGCGCGAGCCCGTCGACCACGGCGTCGACGTCGCCGGCCAGCCGGCGCAGCGCGGCCTGCCGTTCGGCGACCGTACGTTCCAGCTCGGCGCGCAGACCGTCCAGCCCGGCCGGGTCCACCGCGACGGTGGGGAGCAGCGGCACCCCCTCCAGCCCGTCGGCGTCGAGCAGCCGGCGCAGGTCACCGAGGACCCGGGGCAGCTCGGCCGGGGCCAGCCGGTCGGACTGGTTGAGCACCACCACCGTGACGTCCTTGTGCCGGTGGAACTCGCGCAGGTAACTGGTGTGGATCACGCGGTCGGCGTACTTCTGCGGGTCGACCACCCAGACCACCAGGTCGACCAGGCCGAGCAGCCGGTCCACCTCCAGCCGGTGGGCGCGCTGCACCGAGTCGAAG
This genomic window contains:
- a CDS encoding GTPase yields the protein MREALRGEPRVDPDALIARLQAVQRFLAATDGLLPDTQLVPAHTVVERAGTRLALSGHHTVVALAGATGSGKSSLFNALARLDLSPVGVRRPTTGVAHACVWGALDGASRLLDWIGVLPRHRFVRESALDGDDESDLHGLVLLDLPDFDSVQRAHRLEVDRLLGLVDLVVWVVDPQKYADRVIHTSYLREFHRHKDVTVVVLNQSDRLAPAELPRVLGDLRRLLDADGLEGVPLLPTVAVDPAGLDGLRAELERTVAERQAALRRLAGDVDAVVDGLAPLVGPEPPRTGPGDASARELTAALAGAAGVPVVAEAVEGAYRHRAGGVTGWPLVRGWRKLRPDPLRRLHLPGGSPDAADESLVAATSVPEATAAQRSALQLAIRAVADRSAADLPAPWPTTVTTAARSRQADLPDALDHAVAATDLGMAGRPAWWRVVGGLQWLVTVAAVAGLAWLVLGYALRALGLPALDYPRLGEVPWPTVLLLGGLLAGLLLSAVTRPVIGWAARRARRRAEERLLTSVGSVGERYVLDPVWAVLARYAEARDTLREAARR